The Sorangiineae bacterium MSr11367 genome window below encodes:
- a CDS encoding saccharopine dehydrogenase NADP-binding domain-containing protein, with translation MIIAVLGAYGDVGRQATRQLLGLGRGALRLGGRDVAAARDFAAQLPAADLACCAVDYRDRASLRAFVDGARIVVNCAGPSHAIGDAVALEALRTGADYIDVAGDDALHRTLDAEAFARAGRTVVLSCGLQPGLTGLLPRWQAQHAFDEVHRLVSYFAVLDQFTAVAADDYLQGAEEGVSEPLAAWRNGHRRSRASTRVQGVRVPFFPGAATLLPFLDAEGERLARALRLERGDWHTVLVGEQIRRAFDRARTLGRAEAIAALRRASLLDLAGREPYVVLLVQLEGRRGGAPATRTLMVRGHGNAVLTGTMAALGVRAVDEGTVPPGCHFAADVLPPATTVARLRGSGALGAFELFDGALDARTEHEEGSL, from the coding sequence ATGATCATCGCCGTGCTCGGTGCTTACGGCGATGTGGGGCGCCAGGCCACGCGGCAATTGCTGGGGCTCGGGCGAGGGGCCTTGCGTCTCGGAGGCCGCGACGTGGCCGCCGCACGAGACTTCGCCGCGCAGCTGCCTGCGGCGGATCTCGCGTGCTGTGCGGTGGACTATCGCGATCGGGCTTCGCTGCGCGCGTTCGTCGACGGGGCCCGCATCGTGGTCAACTGCGCGGGGCCTTCGCACGCGATCGGGGATGCGGTGGCCCTGGAAGCCTTGCGCACCGGCGCCGACTACATCGATGTCGCGGGCGACGATGCGTTGCACCGCACGCTCGATGCGGAGGCCTTCGCGCGCGCCGGGCGCACGGTGGTGCTTTCATGTGGACTTCAGCCCGGGTTGACGGGCCTCTTGCCGCGCTGGCAGGCGCAGCACGCCTTCGACGAGGTTCATCGCCTGGTGAGCTACTTCGCGGTGCTCGACCAGTTCACCGCGGTGGCCGCCGACGACTACCTCCAGGGCGCCGAGGAGGGGGTGAGCGAGCCCCTCGCCGCGTGGCGAAATGGGCACCGTCGTTCGCGGGCATCCACGCGCGTGCAAGGTGTGCGCGTTCCCTTTTTTCCCGGTGCGGCGACCTTGTTGCCATTCCTCGATGCGGAGGGGGAGCGGCTGGCGCGCGCGCTCCGACTCGAGCGCGGCGATTGGCACACCGTGCTGGTGGGGGAGCAGATTCGAAGGGCCTTCGACCGCGCACGGACCCTCGGCCGGGCAGAGGCCATCGCGGCGCTGCGCCGGGCAAGCTTGCTCGATCTGGCCGGGCGTGAGCCCTACGTCGTGCTGCTCGTGCAGCTCGAAGGGCGGCGCGGAGGTGCGCCCGCCACGCGCACGCTGATGGTGCGCGGGCACGGCAATGCGGTGCTCACGGGAACCATGGCGGCGCTCGGTGTGCGCGCGGTCGACGAGGGCACGGTGCCCCCGGGGTGCCACTTCGCGGCGGACGTGCTTCCCCCGGCCACGACGGTGGCACGGCTGCGTGGGAGCGGTGCGCTGGGGGCTTTCGAGCTGTTCGACGGCGCTCTGGATGCGCGGACCGAACACGAGGAGGGAAGCCTGTGA
- a CDS encoding amino acid adenylation domain-containing protein gives MAPVAIVRELKTLGVELWTDAGQLRFRAPKGVLTEDRLALLRAHKAEILDVLAAEQPPRVSADLHARHEPFPLTDVQTAYLLGRQDSFGFGGVACHGYLELHYPHVEPERLTGAWNQLIARHDMLRAVVEADGYQHVLPEVPRYRIQVEDLREASPDRTDRALTAIRAAMDHRMHATAVWPLFELRQTRTREGDIVHFSMDALLADWASAEILFAELDQILDGAGDDLPPLQIQFRDYLLAERRLRDTARYQRDREHWLARVPHLPPAPELPFVSISNSGEVRFQRHRRRVEMPHWEHLRRRAGEHGITPSVAVLAAYVAVLQRWARRPSFSVNLTILHRLPLHSDVERLVGDFTSVSLLAVEPSAGRRFREHAARLGEQLFEDMDHRLFSGVEVLREVARQRGREAAISPVVFTSAIGLARKRAARFGYGITQTPQVTLDCQVQDDANGLQIHWDVRQGVYPDGLVEDMLEAMHGLLLRLAEDADAWEALDPVALPAWQSAERARVNRTGGPVPDSQLHRAAVERASTSPDAVAVIDPRGALTYRELMLRAGAVAAALREGGCVPGECVAIAMQKGVEQVIAVLGVLLAGAVYLPVDTTQPRLRRDKLLANAGVVHVLTQSWVAALPAAESLPEVAWADPDALAYVIYTSGSTGDPKGVMISHRAALNTLEDIQRRFPMTAADRVLGLAQLGFDLSVYDVFATLAAGAALVLPDPERLADPSHWAALVAQHGVTVWNSVPAQMQMLASYLPTEPVNVASLRLALLSGDWIPVSLPEQIRRFIPHLRMIGLGGATEASIWSNYHCIEKVDPTWRSIPYGVPLTNQAFRVLDGALRDAPVWAAGDLYIAGLGLASGYLGDPQLTSERFFAHPVDGQRLYRTGDMARYLPGGIVEFLGREDSQIKLRGHRIELGEIEAALLAHPAVGAAAACVVESEHEGRSLSAFVEARRSSVDRDELSARHARLRSAAVRFADRPDLEPMHVPAYLSALRDASLASMLAVLPHDHTVEEMFSAVRVAERHHWLVRRWLGMLTESGWLSFDASSGRYRHQRAVDADTVRGAWQRVHEFASETGLCTPAFVQYHLAHVERLHALLEDRQSPFELLFPEGRQEIALALYRDDAIARYNNHAVAALINRIAASTPGGSKLRVLEVGAGTGATSGVVLPLLEGYDVDYVFTDQTAFFLADAGRRFGEYPYLRTGLFDLDQDYRAQGYAPNSADVVLCAGMLNSTRNVEAAVASAIALLAPGGWLVFTEPTADHAHILLTQGFMMDPEDGDREHGTSKFRSTSAWRALIERNGGELAFCLPAEEHPFAAYGMHAFAAQFKSDRQSIRLDELGPFLAERIPAHMIPSHLQIVDALPLTANGKVDRKKLAGLRPASLEGSPADGPHDAEVDELDGRLCALWAHALGIAKLGRDDNFYQRGADSLILARVAGRLREEIPEAASLAYDTLLRQMLNEPTVQALGRMLRRGEEAKKTTPCDAEHGIPRHREGSNSLLVSFGGGEGGGGGARPVRVMFHAALGTMDYFQHLGHALAAQNLGPVVGVAVADAEQYLETAPRELIDRLADDYAQRLVDEGFEEFQLIGYCLGGLLAIEVARRLLERGLSVRDLTLVDSIPMFIETDEELAFEAIFVPNLQLDPVAAVFGPEVEAADVYRAIEKLMVDYDRNVPAGAMAKLSGDAGLEAVAAAVRRQSARPQEERLAAYAHAAASQAGVPIGPELVPSLFRVCRHSMRAARFDPPPYVGDMNYLRCMEQQSFGITAGVGHLAAPFWEQTCLGQFRVIDVPGNHFSVIEPPLVEHVAEHLAGSLRGAPQ, from the coding sequence ATGGCCCCTGTTGCCATCGTTCGTGAATTGAAGACCCTCGGCGTCGAACTCTGGACCGACGCCGGGCAACTCCGCTTCCGCGCACCCAAAGGCGTGCTCACCGAGGACAGGCTCGCCCTGCTCCGTGCGCACAAGGCCGAGATCCTCGACGTGCTCGCCGCCGAGCAGCCGCCCCGCGTCTCGGCCGATCTACATGCACGCCACGAGCCGTTTCCCCTGACCGACGTGCAAACCGCGTATCTGCTTGGCCGGCAGGACTCCTTCGGATTCGGCGGCGTGGCCTGTCACGGGTACCTCGAGCTGCACTATCCTCATGTGGAGCCCGAGCGCCTCACCGGGGCGTGGAATCAATTGATCGCGCGGCACGACATGCTGCGCGCGGTGGTGGAGGCCGACGGGTACCAGCACGTGCTGCCGGAGGTGCCCCGCTACCGCATCCAAGTCGAAGACCTGCGCGAGGCCTCGCCGGATCGAACGGATCGCGCCCTCACGGCGATCCGCGCGGCGATGGATCATCGCATGCACGCGACCGCGGTGTGGCCGCTGTTCGAGCTGCGGCAAACGCGAACGCGGGAAGGGGACATCGTCCACTTCTCCATGGACGCGCTCCTCGCCGATTGGGCGAGCGCCGAAATCCTGTTTGCCGAGCTGGATCAGATCCTCGACGGTGCCGGCGACGATCTGCCGCCGTTGCAGATTCAATTTCGCGATTACCTTCTCGCGGAGCGCCGCCTGCGTGACACGGCCCGCTACCAGCGCGATCGCGAGCATTGGCTGGCGCGTGTGCCGCACCTGCCTCCCGCACCCGAATTGCCATTCGTCTCGATCTCGAATTCCGGCGAGGTGCGCTTCCAGCGGCACCGCCGCAGGGTCGAGATGCCGCATTGGGAGCATTTGCGCCGCCGGGCCGGTGAGCACGGCATCACACCGTCGGTCGCGGTGCTCGCCGCGTACGTGGCGGTGCTGCAGCGATGGGCAAGGCGCCCGAGTTTCTCGGTGAACCTCACGATCCTGCATCGATTGCCGCTCCACTCCGACGTCGAGCGTCTGGTGGGCGACTTCACCTCGGTGAGCCTCTTGGCCGTCGAGCCCAGTGCCGGTCGCCGTTTTCGCGAGCACGCGGCGCGACTCGGCGAGCAGCTGTTCGAGGACATGGACCATCGCCTGTTCTCCGGCGTGGAGGTGCTCCGCGAAGTGGCGCGGCAGCGCGGGCGGGAGGCGGCGATTTCTCCGGTGGTCTTCACCAGCGCCATTGGCCTGGCCCGCAAACGCGCTGCACGCTTTGGGTACGGCATCACGCAAACGCCGCAGGTCACCTTGGACTGCCAGGTCCAGGACGATGCGAACGGCTTGCAGATCCATTGGGACGTGCGCCAGGGCGTCTACCCGGACGGTCTCGTGGAGGACATGCTCGAGGCGATGCACGGCCTGCTCCTTCGTCTGGCCGAGGACGCGGACGCCTGGGAAGCGCTCGACCCCGTTGCATTGCCCGCGTGGCAGAGCGCCGAGCGCGCACGCGTGAATCGGACCGGCGGCCCGGTGCCGGACTCGCAACTTCATCGCGCCGCCGTCGAGCGGGCGAGCACGTCCCCCGATGCGGTGGCGGTCATCGATCCACGCGGGGCGTTGACGTACCGCGAGCTGATGCTGCGCGCCGGGGCGGTGGCCGCGGCGCTGCGTGAGGGCGGTTGCGTGCCCGGCGAATGCGTGGCCATCGCCATGCAAAAAGGCGTCGAGCAGGTGATTGCCGTGCTGGGCGTGCTGCTCGCAGGCGCCGTGTACCTTCCCGTGGACACCACGCAGCCGCGCCTTCGCCGCGACAAGCTGCTCGCGAATGCCGGGGTGGTCCACGTCCTGACCCAATCCTGGGTGGCCGCCCTGCCGGCGGCCGAGAGCCTTCCCGAGGTCGCGTGGGCCGATCCCGATGCGCTGGCCTACGTGATCTACACCTCGGGCTCCACGGGCGATCCCAAGGGCGTGATGATTTCCCATCGCGCGGCGCTCAACACGCTCGAGGACATCCAGCGCCGTTTCCCGATGACCGCCGCCGATCGCGTTCTCGGCCTCGCGCAACTGGGGTTCGATCTGTCGGTGTACGACGTCTTCGCGACCTTGGCCGCGGGGGCGGCGTTGGTGTTGCCCGATCCCGAGCGCTTGGCCGATCCTTCGCATTGGGCCGCGCTCGTCGCGCAGCATGGCGTCACCGTGTGGAACTCCGTTCCCGCGCAGATGCAGATGCTCGCGAGCTACTTGCCCACGGAGCCCGTGAACGTTGCATCGCTGCGGCTTGCTCTGCTGTCCGGCGATTGGATTCCCGTTTCGTTGCCGGAGCAGATTCGCCGGTTCATTCCACACTTGCGCATGATCGGTTTGGGCGGCGCGACCGAGGCCTCCATCTGGTCGAACTACCACTGCATCGAGAAGGTCGACCCGACGTGGCGAAGCATCCCGTACGGCGTGCCGCTGACCAACCAGGCCTTCCGCGTGCTGGACGGTGCCCTTCGCGATGCACCGGTGTGGGCCGCGGGCGATCTGTACATCGCCGGGCTCGGCCTCGCATCGGGGTACCTCGGGGATCCGCAGCTCACGTCCGAGCGCTTCTTCGCGCACCCGGTCGACGGTCAGCGTCTTTATCGGACGGGCGATATGGCGCGCTACCTCCCCGGGGGCATCGTCGAGTTTCTCGGTCGCGAGGATAGCCAGATCAAGCTTCGCGGACACCGCATCGAGCTCGGCGAGATCGAGGCGGCTTTGCTCGCGCACCCCGCCGTCGGTGCCGCGGCCGCGTGCGTCGTGGAGAGCGAGCACGAAGGCCGCAGCCTGAGCGCGTTCGTGGAGGCGCGTCGGAGCTCCGTCGATCGGGACGAGCTTTCCGCACGGCACGCGCGTCTGCGTTCGGCGGCCGTGCGCTTCGCCGACCGGCCCGATCTCGAGCCCATGCATGTGCCCGCTTATCTGTCGGCGCTCCGCGATGCGTCCCTCGCGTCGATGCTCGCGGTCTTGCCGCACGATCACACGGTGGAGGAGATGTTCTCGGCCGTACGCGTGGCCGAGCGCCATCATTGGCTCGTCCGCCGCTGGCTCGGCATGCTGACCGAATCCGGGTGGCTCTCGTTCGACGCCTCCAGTGGCCGCTACCGGCACCAAAGGGCCGTCGATGCGGACACGGTGCGGGGGGCATGGCAACGTGTACACGAGTTTGCCTCCGAGACGGGGCTATGCACACCGGCGTTCGTGCAGTACCACCTGGCACACGTCGAACGCCTGCACGCGCTGCTCGAGGATCGGCAGAGCCCCTTCGAGCTGCTGTTCCCCGAAGGGCGCCAGGAGATAGCCCTCGCGCTGTACCGCGACGACGCCATCGCGCGGTACAACAACCACGCCGTTGCGGCGCTCATCAACCGCATCGCGGCGTCGACCCCCGGCGGCAGCAAGCTGCGGGTGCTCGAGGTGGGCGCAGGCACCGGGGCCACCAGTGGCGTGGTGCTGCCGCTGCTCGAAGGTTATGACGTGGATTACGTCTTTACGGACCAAACCGCGTTCTTCCTCGCCGATGCCGGCCGTCGGTTTGGCGAATATCCCTATCTGCGGACGGGGCTGTTCGATCTCGATCAAGATTACCGCGCGCAAGGCTACGCGCCGAATTCTGCCGACGTCGTGCTGTGTGCGGGGATGCTCAACAGCACGCGCAACGTCGAGGCGGCCGTGGCGTCGGCCATCGCGTTGCTCGCCCCGGGCGGGTGGTTGGTCTTCACGGAGCCAACGGCCGATCACGCGCACATTTTGCTCACGCAAGGCTTCATGATGGACCCCGAGGACGGGGACCGTGAGCACGGGACGAGCAAGTTTCGCTCGACGAGCGCTTGGCGCGCGTTGATCGAGCGAAACGGTGGCGAGCTGGCTTTTTGCCTGCCCGCGGAGGAGCACCCGTTCGCGGCCTACGGAATGCACGCGTTCGCAGCGCAATTCAAAAGCGATCGGCAGTCGATTCGCCTCGACGAGCTCGGGCCGTTCCTGGCCGAGCGCATCCCGGCGCACATGATTCCTTCGCACCTGCAGATCGTCGACGCGCTGCCGCTGACGGCAAACGGCAAGGTCGACCGGAAGAAGCTTGCAGGGCTACGTCCTGCATCGCTCGAAGGCTCCCCCGCCGATGGTCCGCACGACGCGGAGGTGGACGAGCTCGATGGGCGCCTGTGCGCCCTCTGGGCCCATGCGCTCGGGATTGCGAAACTCGGTCGCGACGACAATTTCTACCAGCGGGGAGCCGACTCGCTGATCCTCGCCCGCGTCGCGGGGCGCCTTCGCGAAGAGATCCCCGAGGCCGCATCGCTGGCGTACGACACGCTGCTGCGGCAGATGCTCAACGAGCCCACGGTGCAGGCCCTGGGGCGGATGCTTCGCCGCGGCGAGGAGGCCAAGAAGACGACGCCGTGCGACGCGGAGCACGGAATCCCTCGCCACCGCGAGGGCAGCAACTCGTTGCTCGTCTCCTTTGGAGGAGGGGAGGGGGGCGGAGGAGGGGCGAGACCGGTGCGCGTGATGTTTCACGCCGCGTTGGGCACGATGGATTACTTCCAGCACCTGGGCCACGCATTGGCGGCGCAAAACCTCGGGCCCGTCGTCGGTGTGGCCGTGGCCGATGCCGAGCAATACCTCGAGACCGCACCGCGCGAGCTGATCGATCGCTTGGCCGATGACTACGCGCAGCGCCTCGTGGACGAGGGCTTCGAAGAGTTCCAGCTCATTGGCTATTGCCTCGGCGGGCTGCTGGCCATCGAGGTGGCGCGCCGTCTGCTCGAGCGCGGCTTGTCCGTGCGGGATCTGACCCTCGTCGACAGCATTCCCATGTTCATCGAGACGGACGAAGAGTTGGCGTTCGAGGCGATCTTCGTTCCCAACTTGCAACTCGATCCGGTGGCCGCCGTCTTTGGGCCGGAGGTGGAGGCGGCCGACGTTTACCGCGCCATCGAGAAGCTCATGGTCGACTACGATCGCAACGTGCCCGCGGGGGCGATGGCAAAGCTCTCCGGCGATGCGGGGCTCGAAGCCGTGGCCGCGGCCGTGCGCCGGCAATCGGCACGGCCGCAGGAAGAGCGCCTGGCGGCGTATGCGCACGCCGCCGCGTCGCAAGCGGGTGTACCCATCGGGCCGGAGCTGGTGCCCTCGCTGTTTCGCGTGTGCCGGCACAGCATGCGCGCCGCACGCTTCGATCCGCCGCCGTACGTGGGCGACATGAACTACCTGCGCTGCATGGAGCAGCAGTCCTTCGGCATCACCGCCGGGGTCGGGCACTTGGCGGCGCCCTTCTGGGAGCAGACGTGCCTGGGGCAGTTCCGGGTCATCGATGTGCCGGGCAACCATTTCAGTGTGATCGAGCCGCCGTTGGTGGAGCACGTCGCCGAGCACCTCGCTGGGTCGTTGCGCGGAGCGCCGCAATGA